In a single window of the Sediminicoccus sp. KRV36 genome:
- a CDS encoding VOC family protein, with protein MSALTFDHIHLRCPSPEATALWFEEMLGAEVIRSMQQGLPRFDLKLGGVNIFLLPEGKDAAPAPSAPYLGIDHFGFSVTGLDAYVARLKAKGVHFTMEPNEPRPGIRICFIRGPENISIEILERFPV; from the coding sequence ATGTCAGCCCTGACCTTCGACCATATCCACCTGCGCTGCCCGAGCCCCGAGGCCACCGCCCTCTGGTTCGAGGAGATGCTGGGGGCCGAGGTGATCCGCTCCATGCAGCAGGGACTGCCGCGCTTCGACCTCAAGCTGGGCGGGGTCAATATCTTCCTGCTGCCCGAGGGCAAGGACGCGGCCCCCGCCCCTTCCGCGCCCTATCTCGGCATTGACCATTTCGGCTTCTCCGTCACGGGTCTGGATGCCTATGTGGCGCGACTGAAGGCCAAGGGCGTGCATTTCACGATGGAGCCGAATGAGCCGCGCCCGGGGATTCGCATCTGTTTCATCCGCGGGCCGGAGAATATCTCGATCGAGATTCTGGAACGCTTCCCGGTTTAG
- the rfaE1 gene encoding D-glycero-beta-D-manno-heptose-7-phosphate kinase: MLDLSGRRIICLGDVMLDRFLYGEASRLSPEAPVPVVRLSRTQSMAGGAGNVARNILALGGMASLIGLVGEDAEANEIAALLGDAGHLLRSTARRTTVKLRVIAARQQVVRVDEEIRREADAMEAQAIATRLGALLEGADALILSDYGKGVLTPPVLAAAIEAALARGIPVLADPKGRDFSRYAGATCLTPNANELAEATGLPVGSDAECEAAARKVLASVAVGAVLATRSEKGMMLVRRDVPAITVPAMAREVFDVSGAGDTVIATLALGVAAGLSLEGAMRAANAAAGVVVGKLGTATCSAAELDHALREQEGATGEILSWPAAQRLVQSWHDQGLRVGFANGCFDILHAGHTRMLRAARAECDRLVVALNDDASVTRLKGAPRPVNPLEDRAAVIAALASVDAVIAFPQDTPLEAIQALRPDRLFKGSDYTLDQVVGAPEVASWGGRTVLLELLPGRSTSGILAKGR; this comes from the coding sequence ATGCTCGATCTTTCCGGACGCCGGATCATCTGCCTCGGCGATGTCATGCTGGACCGCTTCCTCTATGGCGAGGCGAGCCGGCTCTCGCCCGAGGCGCCCGTGCCGGTGGTGCGGCTCAGCCGCACGCAATCCATGGCGGGCGGGGCCGGCAATGTCGCGCGCAACATCCTGGCCCTCGGCGGGATGGCCAGCCTGATCGGCCTGGTCGGCGAGGATGCCGAGGCCAACGAGATCGCGGCTCTGCTCGGCGATGCGGGGCATCTGCTGCGCAGCACGGCGCGGCGCACCACGGTGAAGCTGCGCGTCATCGCCGCCCGCCAGCAGGTGGTGCGGGTGGATGAGGAGATCCGCCGCGAAGCCGACGCCATGGAGGCCCAGGCCATCGCCACGCGCCTTGGTGCCCTGCTGGAGGGGGCGGATGCGCTGATCCTCTCCGATTACGGCAAGGGCGTGCTGACGCCACCCGTGCTGGCCGCCGCCATCGAGGCCGCGTTGGCCCGCGGCATTCCGGTGCTGGCCGACCCCAAGGGGCGGGATTTCAGCCGCTATGCCGGGGCCACCTGCCTGACACCCAACGCCAATGAACTGGCCGAGGCCACGGGCCTGCCCGTCGGCAGCGATGCGGAGTGCGAGGCCGCGGCCCGCAAGGTCCTGGCCAGCGTGGCCGTGGGCGCGGTGCTGGCCACCCGCAGCGAAAAGGGAATGATGCTGGTCCGCCGCGATGTCCCCGCCATCACCGTGCCCGCCATGGCGCGCGAGGTGTTCGACGTCTCGGGCGCCGGCGATACCGTGATCGCAACCCTTGCGCTGGGGGTCGCGGCCGGGCTCAGCCTGGAGGGGGCGATGCGCGCGGCCAATGCGGCGGCGGGGGTGGTGGTGGGCAAGCTCGGCACCGCCACATGCTCGGCCGCCGAACTGGATCATGCGCTGCGGGAGCAGGAGGGTGCCACGGGTGAAATCCTGAGCTGGCCGGCCGCGCAACGCCTGGTGCAATCCTGGCATGACCAGGGGCTGCGCGTCGGCTTCGCCAATGGCTGCTTCGATATTCTCCATGCCGGGCACACCCGCATGCTGCGCGCCGCACGCGCCGAATGCGACCGCCTTGTGGTGGCGCTGAATGATGATGCCTCGGTCACGCGGCTGAAGGGCGCGCCACGGCCGGTCAATCCGCTGGAGGACCGCGCCGCCGTGATCGCGGCGCTGGCCAGCGTGGATGCCGTGATCGCCTTCCCGCAGGACACGCCCCTGGAAGCGATCCAGGCGCTGCGGCCGGACCGGCTGTTCAAGGGCAGCGACTACACGCTGGACCAGGTGGTGGGCGCGCCGGAAGTCGCCTCCTGGGGCGGGCGGACGGTGCTGCTGGAGTTGCTGCCCGGGCGCTCGACCAGCGGCATCCTGGCCAAGGGAAGATGA
- a CDS encoding NAD(P)H-quinone oxidoreductase, with product MSQSMIHIAHGTGGTPEVMVIASGPRPVPAADEVLIRVAAVGVNRPDVLQRSGAYPPPPGASPILGLECAGEVVEVGAGVTGYKPGDQVCALTNGGAYAEYCTAPEAQTLPWPKGFDALRAAALAETFFTVWANLFGTSHALGGRLAAGETVLIHGGSSGIGVTAIQLAKAFGAHVITTVGTEAKCKAVLGFGADHAINYREHDFAEEVKRITEGKGVDVVLDMVGAPYFGRNLRSLRMDGRLVLIAFLGGEMAANLDLRPIMLKRLTVTGSTMRPRSTAQKGEIAMALREKVWPLLEAGKCLPHLHATFPLAEAAAAHALMESSQHIGKIMLTVA from the coding sequence ATGAGCCAGAGCATGATCCATATCGCCCATGGCACGGGCGGCACGCCCGAGGTGATGGTGATCGCCAGCGGGCCGCGCCCCGTGCCGGCCGCCGATGAGGTGCTGATCCGCGTCGCCGCCGTGGGGGTCAACCGGCCTGATGTGCTGCAACGCTCCGGCGCCTATCCGCCGCCGCCCGGCGCCTCGCCCATCCTGGGCCTGGAATGCGCGGGCGAGGTGGTGGAAGTCGGCGCCGGCGTCACGGGCTACAAGCCGGGCGACCAGGTCTGCGCGCTGACCAATGGCGGCGCCTATGCCGAATACTGCACGGCGCCCGAGGCGCAGACGCTGCCCTGGCCCAAGGGCTTCGACGCGCTGCGCGCCGCCGCCCTGGCGGAGACCTTCTTCACCGTCTGGGCGAATCTCTTTGGCACGTCGCACGCGCTGGGCGGCCGGCTTGCGGCGGGTGAGACGGTGCTGATCCATGGCGGCTCCTCGGGCATCGGCGTGACGGCCATCCAGCTCGCCAAGGCTTTCGGCGCGCATGTCATCACCACCGTGGGCACCGAGGCGAAATGCAAGGCCGTGCTGGGCTTCGGCGCCGATCACGCGATCAACTACCGCGAGCATGACTTCGCCGAGGAGGTGAAGCGCATCACGGAAGGCAAGGGCGTGGATGTCGTGCTCGATATGGTGGGCGCCCCCTATTTCGGGCGGAACCTGCGCAGCCTGCGCATGGATGGGCGCCTCGTGCTGATCGCATTCCTGGGCGGCGAAATGGCGGCCAATCTCGATCTGCGCCCGATCATGCTGAAGCGCCTGACTGTCACGGGCAGCACCATGCGCCCGCGCAGCACGGCCCAGAAGGGCGAGATCGCCATGGCCCTGCGCGAGAAGGTCTGGCCGCTGCTGGAGGCGGGCAAATGCCTGCCGCATCTCCATGCGACCTTCCCGCTGGCCGAGGCCGCGGCGGCCCATGCGCTGATGGAAAGCAGCCAGCATATCGGCAAGATCATGCTCACGGTGGCGTAG
- the lgt gene encoding prolipoprotein diacylglyceryl transferase: MFEFPQIDPVAIQIGPIAIRWYALAYIAGIVLGWRLLRRLAAAPPQAATPAQVDDYITWATLGIILGGRLGYVLFYRPGHYLFHPLEALMVWQGGMAFHGGALGVIIATLLFCRSQKLNPLVLGDRVAVVVPIGLFFGRLANFINGELWGRAADVPWAMVFPTDRLQIPRHPSQLYQAGLEGLALFALMLILWSNPANRARTGLLTGALLAGYGVARLLGEFFREPDAHLGFLLALGPGGGATMGQLLSLPMVLAGAWLIWRARRA; encoded by the coding sequence ATGTTCGAATTTCCGCAGATTGATCCCGTCGCCATCCAGATCGGCCCGATCGCCATTCGCTGGTATGCGCTGGCCTATATCGCCGGCATCGTGCTGGGCTGGCGCCTGCTGCGGCGGCTGGCCGCAGCACCGCCGCAGGCCGCCACACCCGCGCAGGTGGATGACTACATCACCTGGGCCACGCTCGGCATCATCCTGGGCGGGCGGCTGGGCTATGTGCTGTTCTACCGGCCCGGGCATTACCTGTTTCACCCGCTGGAAGCGCTGATGGTCTGGCAGGGCGGCATGGCCTTCCATGGCGGCGCGCTGGGCGTGATCATCGCCACCCTGCTGTTTTGCCGCAGCCAGAAGCTGAACCCGCTGGTGCTGGGGGACCGCGTGGCCGTGGTGGTGCCCATCGGCCTGTTCTTCGGGCGGCTGGCCAATTTCATCAATGGCGAGCTTTGGGGCCGGGCGGCCGATGTGCCCTGGGCCATGGTCTTCCCGACCGACCGCCTGCAGATCCCCCGCCACCCGAGCCAGCTTTACCAGGCCGGGCTGGAGGGCCTCGCCCTGTTCGCGCTCATGCTGATCCTCTGGAGCAATCCGGCCAATCGCGCGCGCACCGGCCTGCTGACCGGCGCGCTGCTGGCGGGCTATGGCGTGGCGCGGCTGCTGGGCGAGTTCTTCCGCGAGCCGGATGCGCATCTGGGCTTCCTGCTGGCCCTTGGACCAGGAGGGGGCGCGACCATGGGGCAATTGCTGAGCCTGCCGATGGTGCTGGCCGGCGCCTGGCTGATCTGGCGCGCACGCCGCGCCTGA
- a CDS encoding DMT family transporter, whose translation MMGRDAGPPPAGLSQAKALQLLLLSVVLFGGVWPVTKFAFQHATPLWFGFSRAALAALSSAVLLGVLGRLRWPRRSDWPGMGAIGLLQIGAFFALVHVALSLVPAGRTAILGNVTIFWLVPLSVLVLGERVSRQRWVAAGLGLAGVGVMMSPWGMDWSAPGAIFGHSLLLLASLCWSLAILLTRLYPPRAPIVELIPWMFLLGALLILPLALWREPLSAGGGIGPGAWLIAGFIGLVAAPIGTWATVEAGRHLNAVVASVGFLMVPLVGLALATTWLGEPLGWDLILGGALVVLSVIVAARG comes from the coding sequence ATGATGGGCCGTGATGCCGGGCCACCGCCGGCCGGCCTGTCCCAGGCCAAGGCGCTGCAACTTCTCCTGCTTTCGGTCGTGCTGTTCGGCGGCGTCTGGCCGGTGACCAAATTCGCCTTCCAGCACGCCACACCGCTCTGGTTCGGCTTTTCGCGCGCCGCATTGGCGGCACTCTCGTCGGCCGTGCTGCTGGGCGTGCTGGGGCGGCTGCGTTGGCCGCGGCGCAGCGATTGGCCTGGCATGGGGGCGATCGGCCTGTTGCAGATCGGCGCCTTCTTCGCGCTGGTGCATGTCGCGCTCTCCCTTGTGCCGGCCGGACGGACGGCGATCCTGGGCAATGTCACCATCTTCTGGCTGGTGCCGCTTTCGGTGCTGGTGCTGGGGGAGCGCGTCTCGCGGCAGCGCTGGGTGGCGGCGGGGCTCGGCCTTGCGGGGGTGGGAGTGATGATGAGCCCCTGGGGGATGGACTGGTCGGCGCCGGGGGCGATTTTCGGCCATTCGCTGCTGCTGCTGGCCTCGCTCTGCTGGAGCCTCGCCATCCTTCTGACCCGGCTCTACCCGCCCCGCGCGCCGATCGTGGAGCTGATCCCCTGGATGTTCCTGCTGGGCGCCCTGCTGATCCTGCCACTGGCCCTCTGGCGGGAGCCGCTTTCGGCCGGGGGGGGCATCGGGCCCGGCGCCTGGCTCATCGCGGGCTTCATTGGCCTGGTCGCGGCCCCCATCGGCACCTGGGCGACGGTGGAGGCGGGGCGGCATCTGAATGCCGTGGTCGCTTCGGTGGGGTTCCTGATGGTGCCGCTGGTCGGGCTGGCACTGGCCACCACATGGCTGGGCGAACCGCTGGGCTGGGACCTGATCCTGGGCGGCGCCCTTGTGGTATTGAGCGTCATCGTGGCGGCAAGGGGGTAG
- a CDS encoding alpha/beta fold hydrolase, producing MRLNVIEMGEGSPVVLLHGLFGAARNWGGIQKRLAQRNRVLAPDLRNHGESDHATAMDYPSMAEDVAEVMARRGIAPAAVLGHSMGGKVAMALALRHPQMVSRLVVADIAPLRYPPALRGYVAAMRGLALTQGLTRREADAALEAAIPEAGIRAFLLQSLDFGGDAPAWKLGLAEIAAAMPVIEDFPLAGRCEAPTLVLAGERSSYIRPEHHALFRALFPAARFATVERAGHWLHADNPNAFLALLEPFLA from the coding sequence TTGCGCCTGAACGTGATCGAGATGGGCGAGGGCAGCCCGGTTGTGCTGCTGCACGGGCTGTTCGGCGCCGCGCGCAATTGGGGCGGCATCCAGAAGCGCCTGGCGCAACGCAACCGCGTGCTGGCGCCCGATCTGCGCAACCATGGCGAGAGCGACCACGCCACCGCCATGGACTATCCCAGCATGGCCGAGGATGTGGCGGAGGTGATGGCGCGCCGGGGCATCGCACCCGCCGCCGTGCTCGGCCATTCCATGGGCGGCAAGGTGGCCATGGCGCTGGCCTTGCGCCACCCGCAGATGGTCTCTCGCCTCGTCGTCGCCGATATCGCGCCGCTGCGCTATCCGCCGGCGCTGCGTGGCTATGTGGCCGCCATGCGCGGATTGGCGCTGACCCAGGGCCTGACCCGGCGTGAGGCGGATGCAGCGCTGGAGGCTGCGATCCCCGAAGCCGGCATTCGCGCCTTCCTGCTGCAATCGCTGGATTTCGGCGGCGATGCGCCGGCGTGGAAGCTGGGCCTCGCCGAAATCGCCGCCGCGATGCCGGTCATCGAGGATTTCCCGCTGGCCGGCCGCTGCGAAGCCCCCACCCTGGTGTTGGCGGGTGAACGCAGCAGCTATATCCGGCCCGAGCATCATGCGCTGTTTCGCGCGCTGTTCCCCGCCGCGCGCTTCGCCACGGTGGAGCGCGCCGGGCATTGGCTGCATGCTGACAACCCCAACGCCTTCCTGGCCCTGCTGGAGCCTTTCCTCGCATGA
- a CDS encoding ABC transporter substrate-binding protein: MNRRHLRRRALLGSLLAAPALAQTGNAEWRLGGLFPLSGASALLGDEAARGLELAIAERNAAGGRPLRLIRADVTEAGQALTEARRLIQQERVALLFGSVSAPIGLAASQAAESLESSYVELAAAADTLTERGARHFIRTAPSAADYGQLGAAALTRFLPNHMGQPADGLRIAILHEASASLEAIAMSLEARLREAGLVVAERLPHAARTPEMPATVQRLRAAGVNVLIHAAAEGDAVGLFRAMQDAAWRPAAVIGAGLAWGLADLARAIGPALDACFALDVPPIETAERWAVGARPFAEAYQRRWGSAPRSGLSLAAYAGAQVILAQPNFERVALRAGLAALDQAEGLLPNGWGFRLDDRGQNSRARPVLMQWQAGRPVAVFPAEAAAMAPV, translated from the coding sequence ATGAATCGCCGCCACCTTCGCCGCCGCGCGCTGCTCGGCAGCCTGCTTGCCGCCCCGGCGCTGGCCCAGACGGGCAACGCCGAATGGCGGCTGGGTGGCTTGTTTCCGCTCTCCGGCGCCAGCGCCCTGCTCGGCGATGAGGCGGCACGCGGCCTGGAACTCGCCATCGCCGAGCGCAACGCCGCCGGCGGCCGCCCGCTGCGCCTGATTCGCGCCGATGTGACCGAGGCCGGCCAGGCCCTGACCGAGGCGCGGCGCCTGATCCAGCAGGAGCGCGTGGCGCTGCTGTTCGGCAGCGTCTCGGCCCCGATCGGCCTTGCCGCCTCCCAGGCCGCCGAATCGCTGGAGAGCAGCTATGTGGAGCTTGCCGCCGCCGCCGATACGCTGACCGAGCGGGGGGCGCGCCATTTCATCCGCACCGCGCCGAGTGCCGCGGATTACGGCCAACTCGGCGCCGCCGCCCTGACGCGTTTCCTGCCCAACCATATGGGCCAGCCGGCGGATGGCCTGCGCATCGCGATCCTGCATGAGGCCAGCGCCTCGCTCGAAGCCATCGCGATGAGCCTGGAGGCGCGGCTGCGCGAGGCCGGCCTCGTGGTGGCGGAGCGCCTGCCCCATGCCGCGCGCACGCCAGAAATGCCGGCGACCGTGCAGCGCCTGCGCGCCGCTGGCGTGAATGTGCTGATCCATGCGGCGGCCGAGGGCGATGCGGTGGGGCTGTTCCGCGCCATGCAGGATGCCGCCTGGCGCCCGGCGGCCGTGATCGGCGCCGGGCTCGCCTGGGGCCTCGCGGATCTCGCGCGCGCCATTGGCCCGGCGCTGGATGCCTGCTTCGCCCTGGACGTGCCGCCCATCGAAACGGCGGAACGCTGGGCCGTGGGGGCGCGCCCCTTCGCCGAGGCGTATCAGCGGCGCTGGGGCAGCGCGCCCCGCTCAGGCCTCTCGCTTGCCGCCTATGCCGGGGCGCAGGTGATCCTGGCGCAGCCGAATTTCGAACGCGTGGCGCTGCGCGCCGGCCTGGCGGCCCTGGACCAGGCCGAGGGGCTGCTGCCCAATGGCTGGGGGTTCCGGCTGGATGACCGGGGCCAGAATAGCCGCGCCCGGCCGGTGCTCATGCAGTGGCAGGCAGGGCGGCCCGTTGCGGTGTTTCCGGCCGAGGCCGCGGCCATGGCCCCGGTCTGA
- a CDS encoding YdhR family protein — MAQCIVIVQFDLPKRSAEQAVKGATATAPIYRELAAKGLIRKDYLNGEAGTGGVYLWASEAAAQAWFTEERMAQLTERFGARPRLTWYDTHVTVDNVSGETRVNGRVAEPAE, encoded by the coding sequence ATGGCCCAATGCATCGTCATCGTGCAATTCGATCTGCCCAAGCGCAGCGCGGAGCAGGCCGTGAAGGGCGCCACCGCCACGGCGCCCATCTACCGCGAGCTGGCCGCGAAAGGGTTGATCCGCAAGGATTACCTGAATGGCGAGGCCGGCACCGGCGGCGTCTATCTCTGGGCCAGCGAGGCCGCGGCGCAAGCCTGGTTCACCGAGGAGCGGATGGCCCAGCTGACCGAGCGCTTCGGCGCGCGGCCCCGCCTCACGTGGTATGACACCCATGTCACGGTGGACAATGTGAGCGGCGAGACGCGGGTGAATGGCCGGGTGGCCGAACCGGCCGAGTGA
- a CDS encoding SAM-dependent methyltransferase codes for MQRLDAFMAEAAAAYYAQGEGIGRDFTTAPEMSQAFGECLGLWAAVTWQNMGAPSRVILAELGPGRGTLMADALRAVDQMMPEFGRALELHLVETSAALRQAQAGKLGPRVAGWHGAAGALPPGPAIILANEFFDALPIRQFIRRADGWRERFVAEGAFMEQPSDHAEAAPEGSIREVSEAARATMALLAARLAAQGGALLALDYGPAESGFGDTLQALRDNAPCDPLAAPGLADITAHVDFAALAAAGRAAGAASHGPLPMGVFLQRLGLMARSAMLAQSAPAQAGSILGAAQRLVAPEGMGRLFKALCIAHPALPTPAGFDA; via the coding sequence ATGCAGCGCCTGGACGCCTTCATGGCCGAGGCCGCCGCCGCCTATTACGCGCAAGGCGAAGGCATCGGCCGGGATTTCACCACGGCACCTGAAATGAGCCAGGCCTTCGGCGAATGCCTGGGCCTCTGGGCCGCGGTCACCTGGCAGAACATGGGCGCGCCAAGCCGCGTGATCCTGGCCGAACTGGGCCCCGGGCGCGGCACGCTGATGGCCGATGCGCTGCGGGCGGTGGACCAGATGATGCCGGAATTCGGCCGCGCGCTGGAGCTGCATCTGGTCGAGACCTCGGCGGCGCTGCGGCAGGCCCAGGCGGGAAAACTCGGTCCGCGCGTGGCCGGCTGGCACGGTGCGGCCGGGGCGCTGCCGCCTGGCCCGGCCATCATCCTCGCCAATGAGTTCTTCGATGCCCTGCCCATCCGCCAGTTCATCCGGCGCGCCGATGGCTGGCGGGAACGCTTCGTGGCGGAAGGCGCCTTCATGGAGCAGCCCAGCGACCACGCCGAGGCGGCCCCCGAAGGCAGCATCCGCGAGGTGAGCGAAGCCGCCCGCGCCACCATGGCCCTGCTGGCCGCGCGCCTCGCGGCACAGGGCGGCGCCTTGCTGGCGCTGGATTACGGCCCGGCCGAAAGCGGCTTCGGCGATACGCTCCAGGCCCTGCGCGACAATGCGCCCTGCGACCCGCTGGCCGCACCTGGCCTCGCTGACATCACCGCCCATGTGGATTTCGCGGCCCTCGCTGCCGCCGGGCGCGCGGCGGGGGCGGCCAGCCATGGCCCGCTGCCCATGGGGGTTTTTCTGCAACGCCTCGGCCTCATGGCGCGCAGCGCGATGCTGGCGCAGAGCGCGCCCGCCCAGGCTGGCAGCATCCTGGGTGCGGCACAGCGGCTTGTGGCGCCCGAGGGCATGGGGCGGCTGTTCAAGGCGCTGTGCATCGCGCACCCTGCACTCCCCACCCCAGCCGGATTCGATGCCTGA
- a CDS encoding substrate-binding domain-containing protein gives MPQPLRIMSTLAVMALLREWLPGAGMPAEVEFNPTARLLARIAEGERADIAILTEAGVEGLAASGVLAAGTRVDVARSAIGLAVPRGAPHPEIGSVASLRAALLAAPSLVYSRAGASGIFFAELIERLGIADAVNAKATIIPQGFTAEVAARGEAALAIQQVSELMAVEGVEIVGKLPEGANTYAVFSAARFATARPEAPLLLERLAQAMTPERLARHGLDPA, from the coding sequence GTGCCCCAACCCTTGCGCATCATGTCCACCCTGGCCGTCATGGCCCTGCTGCGGGAATGGCTGCCCGGGGCGGGCATGCCGGCGGAGGTGGAGTTCAACCCGACCGCCCGCCTGCTGGCCCGCATCGCGGAGGGCGAGCGCGCGGATATCGCCATCCTCACCGAGGCAGGTGTCGAGGGGCTGGCGGCCAGCGGCGTCCTGGCGGCGGGCACGCGGGTGGATGTGGCGCGCTCGGCCATCGGCCTCGCCGTGCCGCGTGGCGCGCCGCACCCCGAGATCGGCAGCGTGGCGAGCCTGCGCGCCGCGCTGCTGGCGGCGCCCAGCCTGGTTTATTCCCGCGCCGGGGCCAGCGGCATCTTCTTCGCGGAACTGATCGAGCGCCTGGGCATCGCGGATGCGGTGAACGCCAAGGCCACCATCATTCCGCAGGGCTTCACGGCCGAGGTGGCGGCACGGGGGGAGGCGGCCCTGGCCATCCAGCAGGTCAGTGAACTCATGGCGGTGGAGGGGGTGGAGATCGTGGGCAAGCTGCCCGAGGGCGCCAATACCTACGCAGTGTTCTCCGCCGCCCGCTTCGCCACGGCCCGCCCCGAGGCCCCCCTGCTGCTGGAGCGCCTGGCCCAGGCCATGACGCCCGAGCGCCTCGCCAGGCACGGGCTCGATCCGGCCTGA
- the mepA gene encoding penicillin-insensitive murein endopeptidase — protein sequence MALILRLLALLLLAPIAQVPTAQAQPMTPWATLGTPTPGPARVIGSTVLGCIAGAAQLPPEGPGYQAVRLSRNRHWGHPDLIRFTRDLAQRSRAMGNPDLWIGDLAQPRGGPMPNMHASHQSGLDVDIWLDLTPKPAMSRAAREEIDPPSLVLPDQTGVNARFTPAHARLIRLAAESPGVHLVLVNHGIKRSLCAMHRGEGWLHRVRPWRGHDSHMHIRIRCPQGSPDCREANPIPAGDGCDASLEWWLSDEARRPPPRPRPPGPPPALPAACTALLRLP from the coding sequence GTGGCGCTGATATTGCGGCTGCTCGCCCTGCTGTTGCTGGCCCCCATCGCCCAGGTCCCCACGGCCCAGGCGCAGCCCATGACACCCTGGGCCACGCTCGGCACCCCGACACCGGGTCCGGCGCGGGTCATCGGCAGCACCGTGCTCGGCTGCATCGCGGGCGCTGCGCAACTCCCGCCGGAAGGCCCGGGCTACCAGGCCGTGCGGCTGTCCCGGAACCGGCATTGGGGCCATCCGGACCTGATCCGCTTCACGCGCGATCTCGCGCAGCGCTCCCGCGCAATGGGCAACCCCGACCTCTGGATCGGCGATCTGGCGCAGCCGCGCGGCGGGCCCATGCCCAACATGCATGCGAGCCACCAGAGCGGCCTGGATGTGGATATCTGGCTGGACCTGACGCCCAAGCCCGCCATGAGCCGCGCCGCGCGGGAAGAGATTGACCCGCCCAGCCTCGTCCTGCCCGACCAGACCGGGGTGAATGCGCGCTTCACGCCGGCGCATGCCCGGCTGATCCGCCTGGCCGCCGAAAGCCCCGGCGTGCACCTCGTCCTGGTCAATCACGGCATCAAGCGCAGCCTGTGCGCGATGCATCGCGGCGAGGGCTGGCTGCACCGCGTCCGGCCCTGGCGCGGGCATGACAGCCACATGCATATCCGCATCCGCTGCCCCCAGGGCTCGCCCGATTGCCGGGAGGCCAACCCGATCCCGGCCGGCGATGGCTGCGACGCGAGCCTGGAATGGTGGCTCTCGGATGAGGCGAGGCGCCCACCCCCGCGCCCCCGTCCGCCGGGCCCGCCCCCTGCCCTGCCCGCCGCCTGCACGGCGCTGCTGCGGCTGCCGTGA
- a CDS encoding aminotransferase class V-fold PLP-dependent enzyme — MLACQRDAFDIPRDVAYLNAASWSPLPRAVQEAGQAGIALKARPWGITAEHMSGQFARARSAAARLIGAAPEDVALIPSISYGVAVAGRILPVPAGSRVLVLGDDHSSPVLEWVQHAPKGGYTVETVARPADGDWTAAVLAAIARPGAAPLALVSISSVHWADGGLLDLDAIAVAQRAAGAMLLVDATHHAGVLPLDVVALDPDVLIFPTYKWVLGPYGRAFLYVARRWQGGVPLEQTGASRRRVSSEATPYMADLGFTEGAKRFDMGERDHIIGLEMATVGMEMMAEWGTAAITARLGWLTGLLAEGLAGSGVELPAPGIRAPHVLSLGFPGGMRPGLIEALAERQVHVAPRLGRLRISPHVYNDEADVAAFVQAFRALA, encoded by the coding sequence ATGCTCGCCTGCCAGCGCGATGCCTTCGACATCCCGCGCGATGTCGCTTACCTCAACGCGGCCTCCTGGAGCCCGCTGCCCCGCGCCGTGCAGGAAGCGGGGCAGGCCGGCATCGCGCTCAAGGCGCGCCCCTGGGGCATCACGGCCGAGCATATGTCCGGGCAATTTGCCCGCGCCCGCAGCGCGGCTGCCCGGTTGATTGGTGCAGCGCCCGAGGATGTGGCGCTGATCCCCTCCATCTCCTACGGCGTGGCGGTGGCCGGGCGCATCCTGCCGGTGCCGGCGGGCAGCCGCGTGCTGGTGCTGGGCGATGATCATTCCTCGCCCGTGCTGGAATGGGTGCAGCATGCGCCCAAGGGCGGCTACACCGTGGAGACCGTGGCCCGCCCGGCCGATGGCGACTGGACGGCGGCCGTGCTGGCGGCCATCGCACGGCCCGGGGCGGCGCCGCTGGCGCTGGTCTCCATTTCCTCGGTGCATTGGGCGGATGGGGGGCTGCTGGACCTGGACGCCATCGCGGTGGCGCAGCGCGCGGCCGGCGCCATGCTGCTGGTGGATGCCACCCACCATGCCGGCGTGCTGCCGCTGGATGTGGTGGCGCTGGACCCCGATGTGCTGATCTTCCCCACCTATAAATGGGTGCTGGGGCCGTATGGGCGCGCCTTTCTCTATGTCGCCAGGCGCTGGCAGGGCGGGGTGCCGCTGGAGCAGACCGGCGCCTCCCGCCGCCGCGTCTCCTCGGAAGCGACGCCCTATATGGCCGATCTTGGCTTCACCGAGGGTGCGAAGCGCTTCGACATGGGCGAGCGTGATCATATCATCGGCCTGGAAATGGCGACCGTCGGCATGGAGATGATGGCCGAATGGGGCACTGCGGCCATCACCGCGCGGCTTGGCTGGCTGACCGGCTTGCTGGCCGAGGGCCTGGCGGGCAGCGGGGTGGAATTGCCGGCACCCGGCATTCGCGCGCCGCATGTGTTGAGCCTGGGCTTCCCAGGCGGCATGCGCCCCGGCCTGATCGAGGCGCTGGCGGAGCGGCAGGTGCATGTCGCCCCCCGGCTGGGGCGCCTGCGCATCAGCCCGCATGTCTATAACGACGAGGCTGATGTGGCGGCCTTCGTGCAGGCGTTCCGCGCGCTGGCCTGA